Within Calonectris borealis chromosome Z, bCalBor7.hap1.2, whole genome shotgun sequence, the genomic segment GGAGACTTTGTCCATAGGGGCTGAGGGACAGCTCGATGTCTCCCCCTGTGCCTGTGCTCACTTTGGGTGTCCTGCTCAGATGTCATGCCCAGAGgaactcgctgccctggcagatGAGGACCTGCTTGACTTCCTCCTGAAGGATGATGCTCCCTGCCTTGAAATCCCAGGGAAGGAGAACAGTCTGCTGGAAGACTGGGGCCTGCCAGAGCCTGAGGTGAGTTCTTTGGGAGGAATCCCTGTTGGGTTGTGGTTCAGGAGGTTTGGCTCCCTGCTGAGTAAAAGCTTTTTCTCCACAGCTCCTGGACAAGGAGATGGAAGACTTCATCAGCTCCCTGCTGAGCCCCTTTGGAGATGAAGCAGGCACGCTGCAGGGTTATTCTCCTGCTGACAGTGACAGTGGCATTTCTGAGGATCAGCACCTGTCCCATAGTCCTGGCAGTGACTTTGCTGGCAGCCCTCGGACCTCCGACATTGTGCAGGTTGATCACAACTATTCCCTCCATCAGGATTGGCCTGCTCTGGAAAGCGTGAGGTCTGACATGGCAGAAGGAGATGTTTCCATTGACTTTGGTAAGTGATGTGTGTAGGCTCTTTCTGTGCTGGGTACAGGCAGAAAAGCAGTCCcacactgggtttttttgggcGGGTGCCAGGCAGCAATGGAGAGAGCTGAGTTTAGTGGCTTTCTGCTGTAACATTGTGGTTTCATGCTACTCGAAGCTGCCTGGTTAGGTGCTGCCTTACTGAGGCCTAGCGCTTgactcttctttccttccccaggaGCATGGACGGGTTTGGAAGGCACAAGCAAGGCACTGGAACAGAGCTCCGGTTTCCCTATTGCTGTTGCTGTGGATGCTGAACCCCAGCTTGTGCCTGGAGCCATCGTGCAGGTACTGACCACCACGGTGTGGGCCCCAGCCTTTGCTTCTGGTCGCAtctccccttctctcctggcTTGGCTCCTGTGGGGGATATCTCTGGGGAAAGTATGATGCTGCTTTGGGAGAGCTGATCCTGGTTCTGTGTGCTTTCTGTATGCCCTCTCTGCCCTGGGGTGAACACCCTTTACTTTGCATTCTTAGCAGGTGTATTTTCGCTGTTTTCTAGTCTGACTTCCCACAGCTGGTcctgacagaggaggagaggcagCTCCTGGAGAAAGAAGGTGCTTCATTACCAACCTGTCTGCCACTGACCAAAGTGAGTCCTCGCTGCAGCCTGTCACTCCCAAATGGATTTGGACCACTGGAATGCTTCAGCCAGAGTAGAGGTTCAAAAATACAGGATGGTGCCTTGATGAGAGCTTTGGTGCCCAGGTGCTGTGTTCAGGGCAGCGTGTGGCAGGGCTTggtgtccttctcctccttttgaggctggggggggtgtcCACGTCCACAGAAGCCTCTGCTTTGCTAATCACGTAGATATGAAGAGCAATGAGACCTGGCTGCTGTCAGTCTCCCCACTCATGACTGTTTGCAGGGAGGCAGCTACACCACAAGTGCCTCCAACCTATTTTTTCCCACTTGCCTAGTGGCTTGCGAGCTGCGTGCTTTTCATTTCCCGTAGGTATGCCTCACTTTTGCTACACTGGGGAAGCTGCTGGCCGCATcagcaggccacagtttgctttgcAGCTCCTGCAGTTCATTCAGTGGTGTGGGAGGGACAGAGGACAAAAGCACTCGGGCTGAGCACTGAGATGTATGCGGGGTTTGTGAGGGCTGGATTGCCAGCGCTAACGGGGGTTGCTGCTGATGAGAAATGACCCTTGCAGGCCGAAGAGCGGCTTCTGAAGAAAGTGCGTCGGAAGATCCGGAACAAGCAGTCAGCCCAGGATAGTCGTCGCAGGAGGAAGATCTACGTGGATGGCCTGGAAAACAGGTACGGGCACACTGCAGTGTCACCTGACACTgaggggacagacaggttcttttagGGATCTTTGGCAGAATGATGACGGCACTAAACAATAGTTTCAGTTAACGCTTTGTTTTCTTAACATATTATGATTAGTATAGCACAGAATTTATGATTAGAATGGAACGGAATTTCCACAAGTGGAATCAATGTAGTACAATCTACAAGCAGCGTAATACAGGATTTATAATACAACTTAACTTACGATTTCTAATCACCTAGATCCTAATACAACTTAACTTATGATTTTtaatcacctggaccctctgcagatcggATGGATCTTACTACATGGTTTGCTGTATCAATACAACGATCATAATCTAGACTTGAAAATTATGCAAAGGAATCTGAGTCACTCCCTCAATCATGGGAggaagcagatgatggtggaggtctCCCTGGCTAGGGTGGGTCCCgggtctcactgtccagcagcagctccGGTCCAAGTTCCCCcttaggacttgtaactgcttgattttatggACAGTGCTCTATGTGCTGTTACGCTTCCCTACTCTGTGACAGGGTTGTCAACAACACCTGGCTGGCCGgggcctgggaccttcaaggctgGTAAGGAAGGGAGTAACTGGCCTGCGCCCAGGAACCTTGAGGCCAgtagggagaggaagaagaaatctgctTGGTTTGTCTGCTTGGTGCACAGGACCTTCGGCGCCTGATAATGAGGGGATGGGAATGAATATGTGACCTGCTCGGTCGTAGAGAATGGCTGCTCACCTCATAAAATGGTGTTAGTTGTGCTGACCACATTgccaggggtcaggagcagggagTACCAGTCACAAGCAGCTGTGCTGTGCCGCTGCTGGGGTCTTGCCACCCTGGGCAGAAAGTGAGGCTGACCCTGTGGGGCAGCAGCTCTCCTCCAGGGGCTCAGAAGCTCGGGGCATAGCCTACCCTGCTCTCTTATGCTTGGAGATGGCCCAGAGCTTGCTCTGTTCAAGCCAGGTGCTGGCCTGCCAGGTCCAGCATGTTCTCCAGGTCAGGCTAGTTTGCAATGCAGCCTGATGTCGCAGATCTACAGGGCTGGTGTGCTGTGAGGAGTGAGCATCCTTAGTGATGAGTCTGGTGCTTCTCTGTGGGACTGGGCAGGACTCACCCCTCCCCAAACCTGTTGTGAGATGTTGCTCTCTGGGCTTTGCTCCAGGTAGTGCCAGGTAGACCCCACGAGCAATTTTATCTGCCCCAGCCACCCAGAGGTGGTGGCTGATTACCTGAGGAGAGACTCTGGTGAAGTCCCTGCTGTTACTAACAAAACCTCTCTGTTTTTCCCCCATGCTGTTCGTTTTTCCTGGGAAGGGTGGCAGCCTGCACAGCTCAGAACCACGAGCTGGAGAAGAAggtgcagctgctgcagaagcagaacaTGTGAGTTCTTGTTGTTGGATGTGGCAGGAGATGTGGTGGG encodes:
- the LOC142075853 gene encoding cyclic AMP-responsive element-binding protein 3-like isoform X2; the protein is MSCPEELAALADEDLLDFLLKDDAPCLEIPGKENSLLEDWGLPEPELLDKEMEDFISSLLSPFGDEAGTLQGYSPADSDSGISEDQHLSHSPGSDFAGSPRTSDIVQVDHNYSLHQDWPALESVRSDMAEGDVSIDFGAWTGLEGTSKALEQSSGFPIAVAVDAEPQLVPGAIVQSDFPQLVLTEEERQLLEKEGASLPTCLPLTKAEERLLKKVRRKIRNKQSAQDSRRRRKIYVDGLENRVAACTAQNHELEKKVQLLQKQNMSLLEQLRKLQALVRRSTTKTTTTKTCTMVVVLSFCLILSPSICSFRSKEPQPELRVLSRQIREFPNRVAPDVQEDAALEGLSPEPEDPSLLGSLNQSREEGQGPPNPDPRSSFNSNSSSDPPAAAGSELGPPQPQEQRSQGDPLQAVVVWKAKRQEWVERAARVVIQQHRADEM
- the LOC142075853 gene encoding cyclic AMP-responsive element-binding protein 3-like isoform X1 yields the protein MVVTAVPWQLLHGETLSIGAEGQLDVSPCACAHFGCPAQMSCPEELAALADEDLLDFLLKDDAPCLEIPGKENSLLEDWGLPEPELLDKEMEDFISSLLSPFGDEAGTLQGYSPADSDSGISEDQHLSHSPGSDFAGSPRTSDIVQVDHNYSLHQDWPALESVRSDMAEGDVSIDFGAWTGLEGTSKALEQSSGFPIAVAVDAEPQLVPGAIVQSDFPQLVLTEEERQLLEKEGASLPTCLPLTKAEERLLKKVRRKIRNKQSAQDSRRRRKIYVDGLENRVAACTAQNHELEKKVQLLQKQNMSLLEQLRKLQALVRRSTTKTTTTKTCTMVVVLSFCLILSPSICSFRSKEPQPELRVLSRQIREFPNRVAPDVQEDAALEGLSPEPEDPSLLGSLNQSREEGQGPPNPDPRSSFNSNSSSDPPAAAGSELGPPQPQEQRSQGDPLQAVVVWKAKRQEWVERAARVVIQQHRADEM